From Toxorhynchites rutilus septentrionalis strain SRP chromosome 2, ASM2978413v1, whole genome shotgun sequence, a single genomic window includes:
- the LOC129766848 gene encoding uncharacterized protein LOC129766848, with translation MNTADIATKWHHGSQLMMANAWFQSPSFLYEPEERWPNKKTNPSTEEELRHPHNHLTHFITKITFDKFNLWTKLQRVTAYVLRYIDNLRKRKNGENLELSNLTSDELRRAEETLVKTAQGEFYADEINTLYKTRGSPNERHPTVNKSSTIYTRSPFMDEKGVIRCRGRIGAAPYAPMEAKFPIILPRQHQITFLIVDWYHRRFRHANRETIFNEIRQRFEIAALRRLLDKVQRACLHCRIAKANPSPPAMAPLPETRLTTFLHPFTFTGLDYFGPLIVRVGRSNVKRWVALFTCLTIRAVHMEVIYSLTTESCIMAVQRFVARRGKPREIWTDNATCFHGTHNEMKAHQKALNIALAEKFTTAETTWKFIPPASPHMGGAWERLVRSVKVALGAILESPRRPDDETLETILLEAEGMINARPLTFLWSQRIRRL, from the coding sequence ATGAACACCGCGGACATAGCCACCAAGTGGCATCACGGCTCACAGTTAATGATGGCCAATGCTTGGTTTCAAAGTCCGAGCTTTCTCTATGAGCCCGAAGAAAGGTGgccaaataaaaaaacgaaCCCTTCGACTGAAGAAGAGCTGCGACACCCTCACAATCACCTTACTCATTTCATCACCAAAATCACGTTCGACAAATTCAATTTATGGACGAAACTGCAGCGTGTAACAGCGTACGTACTACGATATATCGACAATCTTCGTAAACGGAAAAACGGCGAGAACCTGGAACTCAGCAATCTTACCAGCGACGAGCTCCGGCGAGCCGAAGAAACACTCGTGAAGACTGCTCAAGGTGAATTCTATGCGGACGAAATCAACACTCTCTACAAAACTCGAGGCTCGCCCAATGAACGCCATCCCACCGTGAACAAATCCAGTACTATATACACTAGGAGCCCATTTATGGATGAGAAAGGGGTCATCCGGTGCCGCGGCCGTATCGGTGCTGCACCATATGCACCGATGGAAGCTAAGTTCCCAATCATCCTTCCTAGACAACATCAAATAACCTTCCTCATTGTAGACTGGTACCACCGCCGCTTTCGCCACGCCAATCGAGAGACCATTTTCAACGAGATTCGTCAACGTTTCGAGATAGCTGCTCTCAGACGTCTACTAGATAAAGTCCAACGTGCGTGTCTACACTGCCGCATAGCGAAAGCAAATCCAAGTCCACCAGCGATGGCACCTCTCCCTGAGACCCGTTTGACTACTTTCCTGCATCCGTTTACTTTCACCGGATTGGACTACTTTGGACCATTAATTGTAAGAGTAGGCAGAAGCAACGTGAAACGATGGGTGGCTCTCTTTACGTGCCTCACCATCCGAGCAGTCCATATGGAGGTAATATACTCGTTAACTACCGAGTCATGTATCATGGCGGTACAACGCTTCGTGGCACGCAGAGGCAAGCCTAGGGAAATTTGGACCGACAACGCCACCTGCTTTCACGGTACACATAACGAGATGAAGGCGCATCAGAAAGCATTGAACATTGCATTGGCGGAGAAATTCACTACCGCTGAGACAACCTGGAAATTTATCCCGCCAGCGTCTCCACACATGGGCGGCGCGTGGGAAAGGCTCGTGCGCTCGGTGAAAGTCGCATTAGGAGCAATCTTGGAAAGCCCACGTAGGCCAGACGACGAGACATTGGAGACAATTCTGTTAGAAGCGGAGGGCATGATTAACGCCAGACCACTTACGTTCCTCTGGAGTCAGCGGATCAGGAGGCTATAA